In Salmo trutta chromosome 24, fSalTru1.1, whole genome shotgun sequence, the DNA window GCCACTCTAGCTGGCTGGCACATTTCAAAGCAGCAGTCAAAGTGTCTGGTACTTTGGGGTAGAATAATGCAATTTTCCTCCTCATCTGTTCTTACAGTATATCATATTTCTATCATTTTATAAGTTATAGGATTCTGCAATCATATGTTAAGTCTATATGGCTGCATAATGCATTTCAAAAGAGGGGATTCTGTCTACACATCgccaaaaatatatacatttggaTTCAAAACTCAACCTATACTCATCAAATAAACTCATGAAAATAGTAGctatatttatttttacaaaagTGAAGAAAATGCAAATGTATGTGCATAACGTTCTGCAGAGCTCCGTAGTCAGGGAGTGTGTATGGCAGACAGTACTGTAAGTGATGACCTTACTTGACCCTGTGCTTCAGACACGCCATCCCAGAGAGTGCAGTTCCTCCTGGGCACAGAGGATGACGACGAGGAGCACATCCCCCATGACCTCTTCACTGAGCTGGACGAGATCTGCCTGAAAGACGGAGAGGAAGCAGAGTGGAGGGAAACCGCCAGGTAGGGAGTCACATGGCCTACCCCTGTCCCATCAGCCGATCACGGACAAGTCCATGTTATTACTGAACGCTTTTAGTCAACTCCAACGTAATCCATAGGTTGTTTTTTTACCTGTTGCTTTTTAATCATGCTAAGTGATGAAATTGTTATATATAGTATGATTTATGATCTATAACTTATTCCTTATAACAATATATTAATGTCCGAAACATTAAACAACTGTTACCTGAAAGAGTTAACGTTACATAAAGAGAGATTGTTGTGTAACCTTGGAGATGGGCTATATAAAGCTCTAATTATAAAGACGGCTGCATGAGCAATGCATGGGAGCCCAGCTCTAAAGGAAATGCTTGTTTACTTGTAGTACACAAGCATACTGTCTGGACTGGAGAAATATCCTGTTGTGCAGTACTATCTGTGCTACAGTGCATCTAGACACAAATGTTACGTCACATATTGACTGACAGAGCTTTACTTGCCATAGCTTGTCAGTcagtcggtcggtcggtcggttgGTCGGTCACTCAGTTAGTCCCTGCCACGGTGTACGGTGTTCAGTTGTCCTGTGAATAAAAAAATGGTTTATGCAGACACAGAGTGACACTTATTCTGTATTGTCTTGGGAAAGTCACCTGTTGAAGTGTCCTATggtaaaaaaaatgcttttttgGATGACCAAGTCCCTCAGTCGGGCACCTGATTCCCTTTTTTGTTCAAGCTGGGCTGAAATGCATTTTGGTAGGCTTTTGGGTAATGTCTGATGTGTCCTTGGTGTCCCCATCAGTGTAAGCTGAGCTCTATCAGCACATGGCTTCCAGATGGCTGGACAGCTGGCTGTCATCTATCCCCTGGTCCCTTGGCTCAGTGATACTGgtctgcactcttagaaaaaaggattccaaaagggttcttcagctgtcaccataggagaatccattttggttccaggtagaacccttttgggttccatttagaaccctctttcgaaaaggttctacctggaaccaaaaagggttcttcaaagggttctcctatggggacagccgaagaacccttttacaAAGGATCTCAGGTATTTAACAAGGGAAATTGTCTGCAGGTGCGCTCAGATCATGGAGATGTATAGAGATCTCTAGTGCACAAAAGCCTGTAtaacatgggcagcgccattTGAGGACTGAAATGTAGCGATCACTACACACCTCTATGGCTCCTGCAATTTTAGAGACAGTTAACAAAAAAAGTGCCATTAAAGGAACAGTTAGCGAAAAAGTGTGAGAAAAAACAAGAGCCTTTTCTACAGTTCTAGACcacgcgttcttttctaagagtgtgggcATTTGTGCCTTATACAGGTGGCTGAAGTttgaggaggatgtggaggatggaGGGGAGCGCTGGAGTAAGCCCTACGTGGCCACGCTGTCCCTGCACAGCCTGTTCGAGCTGCGCAGCTGCATCCTCAATGGCGTTGTGCTGCTCGACATGAGGGCCAACTCCGTGGAGGAGGTAGCAGGTACTGTAGAGCACAGAGTGGCATCTGGAATTACCCTGTACACCTTTgtcgtattcattagtgcatACCGTAGCAAAAGGATTTGCGTGAAACAAAAAtctgcatttcttattggacagttGCAGCTAGGTCCTTCACCGTTTTGGCTCGTTTGCTTCTGTTCTGTTCCTAGTGAATACGACCTTGTTCTATGATCTTCATTGTACAATTGTAAACATTGTAATCGGAATGTAATGGACGGTTTCCTAGGTGCTGTTGAACTGTTGACTGTGTGGTCCTGTTTGTCAGACATGGTGTTGGACCAGCAGGAGACCACAGGTCCACTGGGGGACGAGGTGAGGAGGAAGGTGAGAGAGGCCCTCCTCAAAACGCACCATCACCAGAACCAGAAGAAGTTGGCCAATCGCATCCCCATTGTCCGCTCCTTCGCTGACATTGGCAAGAAGCAGTCCGAGCCCCACTCCATGGACAAGAATGGTCAGTAACAGGCATCCCTCTGCTTAGAGTTGCAGAATTCCTCTAAccttcccaaaattcccaggttttctagAAATCTTAGTTGGAAGATTCCTGGCATCAGGAGGGAATACGCAGGGAATCCgtgaatcctccaaccaggatttctggaaaacctggggtTTCTGGGAATGTTACCCGGAATTCAGCAACCCTACTACTGCTACAATAATGGTTCAAGATGACTGCACGTTTTTCAGTTCTCCTCACTTTGTACTGCTGGTCATAGAAACATTGAAACTGGAAGTAATCTTGTTGTAAGTAGTGCTCTCAGTCATCCCATGTGAATGCTTTTCTCATTCTACATTACATTGTCCATGTATGACCTTTTCAGTGTCTCAGTGTGACTCTCTTCTCTTGTTtccttgtgtgcgtgtgtgtgcgtgtgtgtgtgtttgtttgtgtgtatacgtgggtggatgtatgtgtgtgtgtctggcaggCGGTCCATCACTCTATTCTACCTTTAAGTCCTCCTTCTGGGGCTCATTTATGGCAGCGGGGTCTAGGAGTGACAGGCAGGTCACACCCTGCACCCCATGGCCACTCTGTTGTCCCCAGTgtgtctcctcctccatctcctctccactcccgACCTCATCCACCACCCGCCCCCCTCCAGCCACTCCACAACCAGGCCCCAGACCACAGAAACAGGGTCCCAGAACCCAGACTGATATCCAGCCCATGGACAAAGAGGATGACCCGGACCCAGGCAACTCTTAAACCTTGACAGAACCTTTCTCTACTGCTAGCACTTCCTAAAACATAACTTGTAAAGGTGGTAATCTCAAAGTTGTTTCCGTCAGTAATAGTTAGAGGTTGTGTTTTGTACTTCAGATACTTTGATGAAGTCAGTAATGGTCCATCAGGTGAGAAAGTGTATAGTATATAGACAATAACTCATATCATATGAGCCGTACATTGTATTTTATTGGGCACAATGACAAATCGTAGGAAGTGGCTAGATATAGCTATCAACGGGGATAAAGTTGAAGGAGCTGCTTGAAAGAGTTACTAAACTTATCATTGACATTAATGTCGGCTGTATATTAATCTCTTTTAAAGTATGACGATATGGTGTAGGCCTAACAAGTGTAGAAGATGTTAACAGGACAATATTCAGAAGAGAAAAAGCCCTGAGCAGCGGTGTTTACTGATaatagggttgtgggttcgtttcccacgggggacccgtaactcgctctggataagaacgtctgctaaatgactaaaatgtcaatgtaaaataaGGACCCTTTACGTCCTCTTGCGAATGATACCTCATTGAGAATGTCCATCACCTTTTACAGGAATTATGTTTCAGAAGCAAGTTTGCCAGTATTCCACATGCCAATTTTGAAACATGAAGAACACCCAAAACCCTTTAAGCTAATCATTCTTTGCGGTAATTTTAATTCAGAGTGGTTTGTCACAGGCACATTCATTCTAGTGCAGTTATGCAAAGGCTCAATGAAAGAGCGGCAACAGTGTGTGCGTGGCTAACAAAAAAGACCAGTGCCCATGTTAGTGACGGCACCCTCCTGCTCATTGCAAGTACTATCATTTACATCTAAAGGGTTTGTCGCTGTGGTGTTTCTTCATGGGCAGCAGCAGCTGACTCTGTAAATTGCTTTTAGACTTAGCCCTCTCATTGACTTCATGTAGAAATATGAGTCGAAATGAATCTTTGCAAGGCATGCTTTTATTTCTGATTCTCTTGATTCCTAATGCAACCGTTAGTCACTGGTAGTCTCCACTGGCGTGTGAACGGATCAAACACTGAAATTAGTATTTATCTGTGCCCTCTCACAAATGAAAATTAATCCTTTGGATTTAAATCCTTCTTGCTCTACTCTGGCAGCTGTGGGCTAATTTCGTGTTTGCGTCGGTCAGTCTCCTTGACACAATGATAATGCCTAAATCCTAATGGACAAGCTTCATCCACCCATCCTCACCAAGGCCATCCATGACTTCCATCCTTCACCATGCAGCCACTCTTAGGCTTTATCTTCTGTCCTCTCTTGGGATCTGCACTAAATAAGGGTACTTTGCCAATGTCTGATAAATCCCAGATTACTTCAACCTTAGAGTGCAAATCTATAGATTACCAAAGCATTTTTGGTCATTTTGGTAGGccaagagctctctctctctctgtgatttatTACCATTGGTGCCTGCACTGCCATGAAACCTTGGTGTTGGTCTGATATAGAGGTTTTAGTAGTTGACTTATTGGACTCTGTCATCTCTGTTTGATCCAGGTCAGGCGATTTCTCCCCAGACCTCTCTGCCCGTCCCCAATGATGGCAAAGCTGAAGTGAGCAGAGAGAACAGCGCTGTGGACTTCAGTAAGGTATAGTAAGACATTTCTTACTATTGATTTAAAGGCAAAAccaatcctagatcagcactcccaaGTCTTAGACGATTTATGAATACGGCCTTGAACGTACTAGTATACTACAGTACGACATACTCAACATACCAGTTCTGGCAGTTCAAGTGTGTATGAACACAGTAATCTGTTCCATTTTCAttgattgtttgtatgtattgCTTGAAAAAATGGTTTCAACCATAAACTATTATTATAACACGATACAAATATAGCAAGCCAGTCATCTCACTCACACTGCCATTAGCACTGTAGATTATAGTAGGAGAACAAAAGTCTCTCTTACCTCTGAATCCTACAAGGGTAACCTTTTGTTCAGAGCCTTTGGTTCTTGTTCTGATACTTTATTTGAGCTGTCTAATGTGGTTGAACTCGCCCCAAAAGCATTTCAGAAAAGACAGCGTGATCAAAATCGAACCATAAGTAGAATACCACCGGGGTATTTTTAGACGAAGCTTAATGGAGAGTAACGTTTGCCCCGGATGTTCTGGATGTTTGAAATGCCTATTTAACACACTTAGGCATATATTTGAACTGTACACTATAATGATAACACCACAATTAAACCTCAGTAACTGCCGCATGTCATTATCCATACTCTTCAGTCAGGAGGCAGAAGCCCATATTCCGTATGTATTGGCCCATGATACTATTAAAATTACATTTGCTAAGTGCATCAATCTGTTACACATTGCATGGGAATGAGTTTTGCTGAGGACCATCATCACATGATATTCTTGTTATGTTAGCAGTGAGCATGGTGTTTATAACTGGGACTCTGATGCCCCTACTGCTTCCACTTAATGTTACAGCACTTCCATTTGACGCAGTGCAGCTccaaagcagacagacagacaggatcgcAGCAGAATAGTGATAGGAGGATCAGTtggcaggcagtcaggcaggctCAGATCTGGATGGACGTGTCACTGCGGGGGCAGACAGGGTATCGAAGAGATGATAACCTCTGGAAATGTTATGTAACTGATACCACTTTAGGCTGATGATGGCAATCTgctgtaatatttcatcatagcACATGGTTAAATGTATGTTATGATGGTAATGTTATTAAATATATGAAATAGGGTCCAGTTGGCCAATCTATTATCTATCTTAAGCCATTAACAGGATATTAATTACAAAAACACATAAGGTTTCAAAATTCTGGTAACTATCCCAAAATTCTCAGGTTTTCCAGTACCGGTAATCCTGGTTGGACAATTCCCCGAATCGGGAGGGAATAAGCAGGCAAATGGAAATCCAGGGAATTTGgtgaaagttaccagaattttgcaaccctagtcacaGCAGGGATCAACAGTAGGGATTAAGTAATATTTGTTTTGCGAATGTATTTCATATTTCTGCATTTCTTTTCCTACGCTCTTGTTTTGGATTGAGGAGTTGCGATATTCATACAGTAAAATGCACCATTCAGACTTCAGTCTAAAAACGCTCAACTAATGACTATCCTGCGTCCATGTAGATAGACCTCCATTTCATGAAGAAGATTCCGGCGGGAGCGGAAGCGTCCAACGTGTTGGTGGGTGAGGCAGAGTTCCTTGACAAACCTGTGGTGGCGTTTGTACGTCTCTCACCTGCGGTCATGCTCAACGGGCTGGCTGAGGTCCCCATCGTTACCAGGTTAGAAATACTGTGGCAAAATGGCAGTAACTTTATCAAaaatcccaggttttccagaaatcagGGTTAGAAGAGTCCCTGGAATCAGGAATAAGTAGGAAATCCGAGGTATCCTCCAACCTAGATTTCTGGAAACCTGGGATTTTTGAGAAAGTTACTGCAATTTCGCAACCCTACTTCCAATTAGTCTGTCATTATGGTGTCCTATCTATGACTAACGTTATGGCCTTCTTAATCCCTTTTGGGCTGACCCCAACTGTCTCTTCACCGCTCTGTCTGACTCTTATTGTGGCCCTCATTTTATCTTCCTCCGTTAGGTTCTTGTTCATTCTGCTGGGGCCTGTTGGGAAAGGGCCACAGTACCATGAGATTGGCCGATCCATTGCAACTCTCATGACAGACGAGGTAAGACAGCCTCTCCAATGGTGAACATAGTTGTTGGGCATGACTGAACGAACCAGTCAATTAGTGACTGAATTTCCATTCTTCTTCATTCCAAGGTTTTCCATGATGTCGCCTACAAAGCGAAGGACCGAAATGATCTGATTGCTGGAATCGATGAGTTCCTTGACCAAGTGACTGTCCTGCCACCGGGGGAGTGGGATCCCTCTATAAGAATAGAGCCGCCAAAAAACGTACCGTCTCAAGTGAGTTTAGCCCCTTCATTAAAAACAAGTCTTTCATCAGTGGACATACAAATCACAGCAATGTCTTTCATTTGAAAAGGGAGAGCAATAACAGATGTGGTGTTTGAAaaacaggagaagaggaggagtgcAGCACAGTGCGGCACAGACCCAGGGGATGAAGAGGATGAGGACGAGGGACATGGGGGTCCGGAGCTGCAGAGGACAGGACGGTAGGTGGGttggtgcgggggggggggggggggggggggtgttaccaGGGACTTAGAGAGTGTGTGCTATGGGAGCCTGGATGTGTATGTTGTTGTGGTTCTGTATTATGTGGTTGTGTATTAAGAAAGAAAgacggataaaaaaaaaataacaggtTTCTCTCCTGCTTTTTGAAACATCTATCTACGGAACATTGGACAGAGGCCAGGTTTGCCATTGCCACTGAACTCCCTCCCAGGTGACTGTGTGCAGTTCATGCAAAGGTTTCCATAGCAACCTACTGCAGTGAGCTCCCAATTGCCTTGGCTATATTCTGCAACAGGGACATTAGCTCATGCTAAGTCATCCTCACGACTGTGTCTATTTTATGCACTTTAAGTTGTGTGAGGAGAGTAACACATTAAGTCCTGGTGTAGAGAGGGAAAATAAAGCAAAGGAAGGCTACAGCTGCAAGCTGAATGCATACCTCACCACCAGCCAGCAGGTTACCCATGTGGTTGTAGTTTGATTCAATCATTCGGGAAAAAAATGCAATACATAACCGTATTAATGCAATCCACTATCTTCTCCATGGCGTTATAATATTTCCAGATTCTGTGGTGGTCTCCTGTTGGACATCAAACGCAAGGCGCCGCACTACCTGTCTGACTACACAGACGCTGTCAGCCTGCAGTGCTTGgcctccttcctcttcctgtaCTGTGCATGCATGTCGCCTGTCATCACGTTCGGGGGCCTACTAGGAGAGGCAACAGAAGGACGTATAGTAAGACATCATGgtttcatcccaaatggctccctatcccctacatagtgcactacttttgggccgtggtcaaaagtagtgcactgtattgggaatagggagccatttgtaTGCAGCCCATCCCTTTCGAATACACAGTGCTAGAATGAAAAAACGATTTGAGATTGATTGAAGTTCAGCTTTTCTTACTAATAGATTTTCTCTGCATTTGTTTCCCGCAGAGTGCAATCGAATCGCTTTTTGGCGCCTCAATGACGGGAATAGCCTATTCCCTGTTTGCTGGCCAGCCACTCACCATTTTGGGCAGCACAGGGCCTGTACTGGTGTTTGAGAAGATATTGTACAAATTCTGCAAGTAAGTTTGAGTAAAACACTCTAGTTGTAATTCTATTACACCCATGTGATGAATCATCTATAGCCCACTGCTCTCAGGGCATTTCTGTATCTATACCCACACCTCAGATAATCTGTGAATTGATTGTATTATGATCTTCTGTCCTTATAACGATAGCAATATAGGATGACCGTGTGCAATATACACTacaaaaaaaaaggtgctatctataaccttaaatggttcttcggctgtccccataggagaaccctatgAAGAAACCTTATTgtttccaggtaaaacccttttgtgttccattccatctacctgaaaccaaaaagggttcccctatgggaacagccggaaaaacccttttggaaccttttttttctaagcgtGTGCTGCCAAAATACATGGATAATTTAATGTTCTAAACTGCTTTAAAGAGTATCAAAATAACATAATGACGACCTCAGATGCACTATATTCTGCAGATAGCtagatatacaggtaactgccaaaataaaggaaacaccaacataaagtgtcttaataaggCATTGGGCCACGacccaccagaacagcttcaatgcaccttggcatagattctaagagtgtctggaactctactggAGAGATGCGACATCATTCTTctatgagaaattccataatttggtgttttgttggtggtggtggaaaacgctgtctcaggcaccgtTCCAGAATCTGCCATAAGTGTTTAATTGGGTTGAAATCTGGTGTCTgagttttcatgctcatcaagccattcagtgaccactcgtgccctgtggatgggggcattgccaTGGTAGACAGAATAATGGCCTGCCAGCagttttatacatgaccctaagcatgatgggatgttaattgcttaattaactcaggatggaagcacctgctttcaatatactttgtgtccctcatttactcaagtgtttccattattctGCCAGATATCTGTAGATAGTGCATAACATATCCCACAGATGTTGTCatatatggggtggcaggtagtgtagtggttagagcgttgggccagtaactgaaaggttgctagatcaaatccctgagctgatgaggtaaaaaatctgttgttctgcccttgaacaaggcagttaacccactgttcataggctgtcattgtaaataagagtttgttcctaactgacttgcctagttaaatgaaaagTACAAGGTATTAGATTGCAGTGATGTTTTAACTCTCTCCTCAGGGAGTATGGATTATCCTACCTCTCTCTGAGAACCTGTATAGGGCTGTGGACAGCGTTCCTCTGCCTGGTCCTAGTGGCCACAGACGCTAGCTCCCTGGTCTGTTACATCACACGCTTCACAGAGGAGGCCTTCGCCTCGCTCATCTGCATCATCTTCATCTACGAGGCCTTGGAGAAGCTCATCCACCTGGGGGAACACTACCCCATCAACATGAACAACAACCTGGACAAACTCACACAGTACTCGTACGTTTGCACTCACTCCATTGAAAGTGCCTTTTTAATCCAGAACTAGGcataatctgtgtccaggaaaatATTCCTTAGAGTTCTGAATGAAAGTAATATCTTAATTTGAGATGATTGTGAAGGAGGGATTTGACGGTGAAGTGTTCCATTGTTTCTATAAGGTGTTCATGTATTGAACCTCCGGATCCAAGCAATGCCACCATACAGTACTGGGAGCAGAACAACATCACTGCTTCTGAGGTCTACTGGGAGGCACTCGAGGTTAAGGTACTGTATAAGAATGTTTAGTGAAATCTGTGGAATCTATGGAAAGGATCAAGCAAAATTCAGAGAAGGAGTTCATCTGGGTCAGGTCTCGTGTTCCGAGAAAAAACCCTAGCCTCCTAGTACAATTTGTGGTTTAATAAACTGAATTAGAGAGCAAAAACAGGTGTTCCTCACAAAGTGGCATACTCTCCCAGATGGAGTTGGTCCTGTGAAGAAGATTAAGGACATGTGGTGGGCTGGATTATTCTGGATTACCCCATGCCAAATCACcataaaagcacattttttgtattAATGTTGCTTTCTGTGGACAAGGGATGCTCTTAATCCAAGGCCCTCTTAACCAAAGGATTTTGTAATTGACTGCATTGTCATGCACTATTAATTCCACTTGTAGTAGGGCAGACCAATCACCCTCCTCTACCTGTTGTTGCAGGACTGcatggagaaaagaggagagttTGTGGGCAGTGCCTGTGGCCCTCACGGACCCTATATTCCAGATGTTCTCTTCTGGTCCGTGGTTCTCTTCTTCTCCACTGTCTTCATGTCAGCTTTCCTAAAGGAGTTTAAGTTCAGCCGTTACTTCCCCACCAAGGTGAGGCAGCAGACCCAGATCCCACTGTAATCCCACTGGTTTGTATCTATTATGCGTTTGTAGACTGCAGACAAGGTTTCTGTACTTCTGCTGAGGTTTATGGTGCAGTAGAGCACTCTAGTGGTCATATGTGAGTACTGTGTGATTATGTAGGTTCAAAGCAAGTTAGTAATAAAATAAGGTTTTTAATGAAGAAAAGTGTCACGCATCCCCCACTTTCTTTGGATTCTATTATGATTTAAGGCAGCACCACTTATCCCGTTGTTTGGCCACGGaagccccccccttttttttccgGAGAATTGAATCCACAACCGTGGTGCTCAGTGTTTGAATGATATGGATAGTCCCTGTACTAAGATCAGACGGTTGACATGCACCCCTCTCTTGCACAGTTGAGAGCTGTCATCAGTGACTTTGCTGTGTTCATCACCATCTTTACCATGGTACTGGTGGACTATGCCTTAGGGGTCCCCTCTCCAAAACTAAAAGTCCCCAGTGTGTTTAAGGTGAGCTATATAACAAAGTATTACAAGAGGATTATACATTTTTACTCAAAATACTGTACACCATGGACATGTGCCATGCTATGTAGATGCAATATTTCACAATAATCCGAATCCTTGCAGCCGACTAGAGATGACCGTGGTTGGTTGATCAGCCCGTTAGGCGGCAACCCTTGGTGGACCACCATCGTAACAGTGATCCCTGCTCTGCTATGCACTATCCTCATCTTCATGGACCAACAGATCACCGCTGTCATCATCAACAGGAAGGAGCACAAACTGAAGGTATTGTAGGATACTGTAGtggctcagctcagctcagacGGGAGGCTTTGTTCACCATAACCTGAATGTCCACTTTTTAGTTGGCTTTGATTTGGTGCATGTGTAGTTGATTGTCAAATAGCGTCCAGTACTGGTTGATATGTACTGAAAAAGTCCCTTTCAGAAATCTCTTTCTACTTGGGGAATTAGTTAACATTTTGACAATATTTTCCTGAACTATTATGAAATGTTGCCGACGCGGAATATCGAGTAGTGCATTCTcagttgtactgtactgtgtttccCTCCCTTACAGAAAGGCTGTGGGTACCATTTGGACTTGTTTGTGGTGGGTGTCATGCTGGGGGTGTGCTCCATCATGGGGCTGCCCTGGTTCGTGGCTGCCAccgttctctccatctcccacgtCAACAGTCTGAAGCTGGAGTCCGAGTGCTCGGCCCCCGGGGAACAACCCAAGTTCCTGGGCATCCGCGAGCAGCGCTTCACTGGCCTCATGATCTTCCTACTCATGGGCTGCTCGGTGTTCATGACATCTGTGCTCAAGGTCAGATAGCTTCTCTGAGGAATATTGTGTTGGCTCTAGCTTCTGAACTGTCCAAAATCTGTTCCTATCGCAGTGTGATAAAAGTGTCTCTCATGCACATGTTGTATTTATTTTGCACCCTGTGTAGTAGTCTGCAGTGTCTCAAAGTGGACCGATATTTTACACTACGTTTTGTATAGTTGAATCTCACTTTTCAACCATTTCTTGGCTGATGCTTGTATGACTGAATCGTAATATAATTTCTCTTGTCCCTTTAGTACATTCCCATGCCTGTGTTGTATGGAGTATTCCTGTACATGGGAGCATCTTCGCTCAGAGGAATACAGGTAGGAGATCACTAAACACACTCAGATGTAGTTTCTGTACAGTACATAACATTCATAGTCAACATTGACTTGTAAGGTGCAGGGCCGTGGTCGAGTGGGTAACAAGCCAGGCACAAgcgacatacactgagtatacaaaacattaaggacacttgctctttccatgacatagactgaccaggtgaatccaggtgaaagctatgatcccttattgatgatcCCAATGCCGCttggtttttcactctcaacagtttccagtgtgtatgaagaatggtccaccaccgaaaggacatccaaatcaaatcaaatgttatttgtcacatgtgccgaatacaacaggtgtagaccttacagtgaaatgcttacttacaagccctta includes these proteins:
- the slc4a10b gene encoding sodium-driven chloride bicarbonate exchanger isoform X3, translated to MRMGPDLCDLTEIVKRTVDYHHSIHTDPLLFTQQNMDIKDQGAQMEPLLPTRNDEEAVVDRGGTRSMLKTNFEKEELEGHRTLYIGVHVPLGRKSHRRHRHHGHRHRKRSRERDSGVEDGRESPTYNTPSQRVQFLLGTEDDDEEHIPHDLFTELDEICLKDGEEAEWRETARWLKFEEDVEDGGERWSKPYVATLSLHSLFELRSCILNGVVLLDMRANSVEEVADMVLDQQETTGPLGDEVRRKVREALLKTHHHQNQKKLANRIPIVRSFADIGKKQSEPHSMDKNGQAISPQTSLPVPNDGKAEVSRENSAVDFSKIDLHFMKKIPAGAEASNVLVGEAEFLDKPVVAFVRLSPAVMLNGLAEVPIVTRFLFILLGPVGKGPQYHEIGRSIATLMTDEVFHDVAYKAKDRNDLIAGIDEFLDQVTVLPPGEWDPSIRIEPPKNVPSQEKRRSAAQCGTDPGDEEDEDEGHGGPELQRTGRFCGGLLLDIKRKAPHYLSDYTDAVSLQCLASFLFLYCACMSPVITFGGLLGEATEGRISAIESLFGASMTGIAYSLFAGQPLTILGSTGPVLVFEKILYKFCKEYGLSYLSLRTCIGLWTAFLCLVLVATDASSLVCYITRFTEEAFASLICIIFIYEALEKLIHLGEHYPINMNNNLDKLTQYSCSCIEPPDPSNATIQYWEQNNITASEVYWEALEVKDCMEKRGEFVGSACGPHGPYIPDVLFWSVVLFFSTVFMSAFLKEFKFSRYFPTKLRAVISDFAVFITIFTMVLVDYALGVPSPKLKVPSVFKPTRDDRGWLISPLGGNPWWTTIVTVIPALLCTILIFMDQQITAVIINRKEHKLKKGCGYHLDLFVVGVMLGVCSIMGLPWFVAATVLSISHVNSLKLESECSAPGEQPKFLGIREQRFTGLMIFLLMGCSVFMTSVLKYIPMPVLYGVFLYMGASSLRGIQLFDRLKLFGMPAKHQPDFIYLRHVPLRKVHLFTIIQLSCLVMLWVIKTSNYAIVFPMMVLALVFIRKLMDCFFTKREMSWLDDLMPESKKKKLEDAEEEEEEQSILGEEDGVVQVPLEGYQKSESALNITDEMSKGSFGNTWNVNSDNSKKELDSKSSLISS